One region of Kazachstania africana CBS 2517 chromosome 3, complete genome genomic DNA includes:
- the SPC3 gene encoding signal peptidase complex subunit SPC3 (similar to Saccharomyces cerevisiae SPC3 (YLR066W); ancestral locus Anc_8.21): MFSLSQRFQVLINQAVTFSVFIIAFIVATSYIDLIYPNNVFNTGVATVNSIKPSLSLRTSRYFGSINSKPKENVRLEFDLDSDLTNLFNWNTKQVFVYLTAEYNNTKNTVINEVTFWDNIITKQEDAVLHLEKAKSKYSVWDISEQFSGKSLKFKLNWNIQPWVGPLTYGEIDTGYELVVPKKVEESSKKQRVN; the protein is encoded by the coding sequence ATGTTTTCATTATCTCAGAGATTCCAGGTATTAATAAATCAGGCAGTTACTTTCAGCGTCTTCATAATTGCCTTCATTGTAGCCACTTCCTACattgatttgatatatCCCAACAATGTGTTCAATACAGGCGTTGCAACTGTAAATAGTATCAAACCATCTCTCAGTTTAAGAACCAGCAGATATTTCGGGTCAATCAACAGCAAaccaaaagaaaatgtcaGATTGGAATTCGATTTAGATTCAGATCTTAcaaatttgtttaattGGAACACCAAACAAGTTTTCGTTTATCTAACTGCTGAATATAATAACACTAAAAACACAGTTATAAATGAAGTCACTTTCTGGGATAACATAATCACAAAGCAGGAGGATGCAGTCCTGCATTTAGAAAAGGCTAAGTCTAAATATTCTGTGTGGGATATCAGTGAACAATTCAGTGGTAAATCTTTGAAGTTTAAATTGAACTGGAACATTCAACCATGGGTTGGTCCATTAACGTATGGAGAAATTGATACTGGATATGAGTTAGTGGTCCCAAAAAAGGTGGAAGAATCATCTAAAAAGCAAAGAGTTAACtaa
- the RFU1 gene encoding Rfu1p (similar to Saccharomyces cerevisiae YLR073C; ancestral locus Anc_8.13), which produces MKSSVQLIQEAQNYRYNPSIPLRIYLKTCIGLLDKAQLNFQNNDNSMAFMFYYRYMDLVTNKLSTHQEYMSSVDSLHRREYLQLIKLEVPCVLKIIEDLQETIDDNYKKHELSLAKNIAKAKPTQLTHQTTYETLPSTFNERRFNQSLNFLHSQTTFNNNTTTNNNSMNNNNSNNNNSNNSNIQDNSNEMYHYPELPQLSYSSF; this is translated from the coding sequence ATGAAATCGAGTGTGCAATTGATTCAGGAGGCCCAAAATTATAGGTACAACCCATCAATTCCACtaagaatatatttaaaGACATGCATTGGATTATTGGATAAAGCAcaattaaattttcaaaataatgacaattCAATGGCTTTCATGTTTTATTACAGATACATGGATTTGGTCactaataaattatctacGCATCAAGAATATATGAGTTCAGTAGACTCTCTACATAGGAGAGAGTATTTACAATTGATTAAATTGGAAGTTCCATGTGTATTAAAGattattgaagatttaCAAGAGAcaattgatgataattACAAGAAACATGAATTGTCTTTAGCGAAGAACATTGCCAAAGCTAAGCCAACCCAACTTACACATCAAACAACCTATGAAACACTACCGTCAAcattcaatgaaagaagattcaaccaatctttgaattttctacATAGTCAAACAACGTTTAATAATAACACGAcaactaataataattccatgaataacaataacagtaataataataatagtaataacaGTAATATCCAAGATAATAGTAATGAAATGTATCATTATCCAGAACTACCACAACTAAGTTACTCATCATTTTAG
- the TUB2 gene encoding beta-tubulin (similar to Saccharomyces cerevisiae TUB2 (YFL037W); ancestral locus Anc_8.27), protein MREIIHISTGQCGNQIGAAFWETICTEHGLDYNGNYHGTNDLQKNKLGVYFNEASSGKWVPRSINVDLEPGTIDAVRNSNIGNLFRPDNYIFGQSSAGNVWAKGHYTEGAELVESVMDVIRREAESCDSLQGFQITHSLGGGTGSGMGTLLISKIREEFPDRMMATFSVLPSPKTSDTVVEPYNATLSVHQLVEHSDETFCIDNEALYDICQRTLKLSQPSYGDLNNLVSSVMSGVTTSLRYPGQLNSDLRKLAVNLVPFPRLHFFMVGYAPLTSIGSQSFRSLTVPELTQQMFDARNMMAASDPRKGRYLTVAAFFRGNVSVKEVEDEMLKVQTKNSDYFVEWIPNNVQTAVCSVAPKDLDMAATFIGNSTAIQELFKRVGDQFSAMFKRKAFLHWYTSEGMDELEFTEAESNMNDLVSEYQQYQEAIVEEDGDIEYENDEEVMPENFE, encoded by the coding sequence ATGAGAGAAATTATTCATATTTCAACAGGTCAATGTGGTAATCAAATTGGTGCTGCCTTCTGGGAAACTATATGTACAGAGCACGGTTTGGATTATAATGGTAACTATCATGGTACTAatgatttacaaaaaaataaactagGCGTCTATTTTAATGAGGCTTCTTCAGGTAAATGGGTACCAAGATCAATTAACGTCGATTTAGAACCAGGTACTATTGATGCTGTTAGAAACTCAAACATAGGTAATCTTTTCAGACCTGATAACTACATCTTCGGTCAATCTTCAGCTGGTAACGTATGGGCTAAAGGTCATTATACTGAAGGTGCAGAATTAGTCGAATCTGTCATGGATGTAATTAGAAGAGAAGCTGAATCTTGTGATTCCTTACAAGGTTTCCAAATCACTCATTCCTTAGGTGGTGGTACCGGTTCAGGTATGGGTACTCTATTAATCTCAAAAATTAGAGAAGAATTCCCAGATAGAATGATGGCTACTTTCTCAGTCTTACCTTCCCCAAAGACTTCCGATACCGTTGTAGAACCTTATAATGCAACTCTTTCAGTACATCAATTGGTTGAACATTCTGATGAAACTTTCTGTATCGATAACGAAGCCCTTTATGACATCTGTCAAAgaactttgaaattatcCCAACCATCTTATGGTGATTTAAACAATTTGGTATCAAGTGTCATGTCGGGTGTAACAACTTCATTACGTTATCCAGGTCAATTGAATTCAGATTTGAGAAAACTAGCTGTAAATTTAGTCCCATTCCCAAGATTACATTTCTTTATGGTCGGTTACGCTCCATTAACTTCCATTGGTTCACAATCTTTCAGATCTTTGACCGTCCCCGAGTTGACTCAACAAATGTTCGATGCAAGAAACATGATGGCTGCATCTGATCCAAGAAAGGGTAGATACTTAACCGTTGCTGCTTTCTTCAGAGGTAACGTCTCAGTTAAAGAAGTCGAAGATGAAATGTTAAAAGTACAAACTAAAAATTCAGATTATTTCGTTGAATGGATTCCAAATAATGTACAAACTGCTGTCTGTTCTGTCGCTCCAAAGGATCTGGATATGGCTGCCACCTTCATTGGTAACTCTACCGCTATACAGGAACTATTTAAGAGAGTCGGTGACCAATTCAGCGCAATGTTTAAGAGAAAGGCTTTCTTGCATTGGTACACTAGTGAAGGAATGGACGAATTGGAATTCACTGAGGCTGAATCAAATATGAACGATTTAGTAAGTGAGTACCAACAGTATCAAGAAGCTATCGTAGAAGAAGACGGTGATATCGAATAcgaaaatgatgaagaagtcaTGCCTGAAAATTTCGAATAA
- the KAFR0C03590 gene encoding uncharacterized protein (similar to Saccharomyces cerevisiae YFL040W; ancestral locus Anc_8.22), whose protein sequence is MLFPKKLLGLKDEQPTYNLRKITFILAIAGFTMGSEITSLPVFLVSPNFVRYFNYPSPLQQGFLMSSTIFGGFTGCILYGMMTKKFGRVGILQMGTIIWLSGSLLATGVFDLWMIILSRWVKGITMGMYSILLVVYTGELFPNDRRGKIMAIIHLSSSSAMLFMHYLSVFSLSIRSHYSFRLVWGIETIPAIFLYVFSIWLPESPQWLTINGSYAKAQFIQNEIAINYNEKHKNNRKPIPIMSKLDLVDLHSEDTGKKLEWRRVLMSIILQLLVQFTGINIILYYITYLCEMIGIPGRIKFLTASIPYFINMVVSIFPITFIDKVSRKFVITIGSVLLSLIMISISIVMKFMGHEVDPINGNESLIWSVNKQGGGIIIGFCFIFVAIFALTLSCIPWVYTNEILGIGVKSRRMSYVMSIGWLSNFIITLLGPIMMTYLKWATFLLFGIVTFSISVLILIIFPDTRNLSREEIDKLFDGKKSIDDLFCAAGVNNSKEKSIEPIILYREDGEEI, encoded by the coding sequence ATGTTGTTTCCCAAGAAATTGCTGGGTTTGAAAGATGAACAACCAACGTATAATCTGCGAAAGATTACATTCATTTTAGCTATTGCTGGTTTTACTATGGGATCTGAAATCACGTCATTGCCTGTATTTCTAGTTTCACCAAATTTTGTAAGATACTTTAACTACCCTTCGCCATTACAGCAGGGATTTCTCATGAGTTCTACCATTTTTGGTGGGTTTACTGGTTGCATATTATATGGTATGATgaccaaaaaatttggtcGAGTGGGCATACTTCAAATGGGAACAATAATCTGGTTATCAGGTAGTCTATTAGCTACTGGAGTCTTTGATTTGTGGATGATAATACTCTCTCGGTGGGTGAAAGGGATAACGATGGGGATGTATTCCATCTTATTAGTTGTTTACACAGGAGAACTTTTCCCCAATGATAGAAGAGGTAAAATTATGGCAATTATTCACTTATCATCTAGTTCTGCCATGTTATTTATGCATTACTTATCCGTATTCTCCTTAAGTATCAGGTCGCATTATTCATTTCGACTTGTTTGGGGTATTGAAACTATCCCAGCAATATTTCTCTATGTGTTTTCCATATGGCTACCTGAATCACCTCAGTGGTTAACGATTAATGGTTCATATGCTAAAGCgcaatttattcaaaatgagATTGCAATCAATTATAATGAGAAGCACAAGAATAATAGGAAGCCGATTCCAATTATGAGTAAATTAGACTTAGTAGATCTACATAGTGAAGATACGgggaaaaaattggaatgGAGACGAGTGCTGATGTCCATTATTTTACAATTATTAGTTCAATTTACTGGAattaatataatattatattatatcaCTTATCTATGTGAAATGATTGGTATTCCAGGAAGAATCAAGTTTTTAACGGCATCTATACCATACTTTATAAATATGGTAGTATCGATATTTCCAATAacttttattgataaagtaAGTAGAAAATTTGTGATTACAATTGGATCAGTTCTATTAAGTTTGATTATGATTAGTATTAGTATAGTAATGAAGTTTATGGGACATGAAGTCGATCCAATAAATGGGAATGAATCATTGATATGGAGTGTTAATAAACAAGGTGGTGGCATAATCATTGgattttgttttatatttGTTGCAATATTTGCACTGACATTATCATGCATACCATGGGTTTATACCAATGAAATTCTTGGTATTGGTGTGAAGAGTAGAAGGATGTCATATGTTATGAGTATCGGTTGGTTGAGTAATTTTATAATAACGTTATTGGGGCCAATAATGATGACATATTTAAAATGGGCAACATTCTTATTATTTGGTATTGtgactttttcaattagtGTTCTTATCTTAATAATTTTCCCTGATACTAGAAATTTAAGTCGAGAGGAGATTGATAAACTGTTTGATGGTAAAAAGAGTATCGATGATTTATTTTGTGCTGCTGGCGTTAATAATAGTAAAGAGAAATCGATCGAGCCTATTATACTGTATCGAGAAGATGGAGAAGAGATTTAg
- the FET5 gene encoding ferroxidase FET5 (similar to Saccharomyces cerevisiae FET5 (YFL041W); ancestral locus Anc_8.17), which produces MMYIIKLLLLFLVTPLVAAKIHTFHFTTSWKSVQIPGIPQNKSVITLNGQWPPPAIHVNKGDTVELYLTNGFDDLTQTSLHFHGLLQTHSNIMDGPSMITQCPIGPGSTFFYNFTVNEQTGTYWYHAHNGAQYGDGLRGPFIVHDPSEPFTYDEERVVTLSDLYLQKYTKIQDEFLSRYNPTGAEPIPQYSLINDRLNDTIHFEVGKTYLLRFINMGLFVSQYIQLEDHEMTIVEVDGVYTKPNVTNTLYVATGQRVSVIVKAKEVNPHKNFAMVQVMDETMLDVVPDDLALLTINQISYNDNYKYPQNPNLDVEQMKRNSTNDFYLTTHKATPLLDHYDRQIVLDVRMQNLGDGIKYAFFNNVSYTAAKLPVLTTVLTSGKLANDIRIYGDNLNAFIFEPNEVIEVVLNNYDTGRHPFHLHGHNFQVVQKSPAFHEDETFPDEDQDKMTVPYNESAPLMKMPNLPILRDTVILEPNGHVVLRFRASNPGVWLFHCHLDWHLQQGLVAVFIEDPFALQEHEELTDNYKDVCANVGIANRGNAAGHDDDWFNLDGLPRQPEPLPYGFTTKGYIAMFISVVVALMGLWTIADYGLTEILQDDEAIFLKLKAMIDQSNNESH; this is translated from the coding sequence ATGATGTATATAATCAAGTTGCTACTGCTCTTTTTGGTTACGCCTTTAGTGGCAGCTAAGATTCATACTTTCCATTTTACGACCTCCTGGAAATCTGTCCAGATACCAGGTATCCCACAGAATAAAAGTGTAATTACACTAAATGGTCAGTGGCCACCCCCAGCAATTCATGTAAATAAGGGTGATACTGTAGAGTTGTATTTGACAAACGGTTTCGATGACTTAACTCAAACTTCTTTGCATTTCCATGGCCTATTACAAACGCATTCCAATATAATGGACGGTCCCTCCATGATAACACAGTGCCCTATTGGTCCTGGCTCAACATTTTTCTATAACTTCACAGTTAATGAGCAAACAGGAACATATTGGTACCACGCACATAATGGAGCACAATATGGAGATGGTTTAAGAGGTCCATTTATCGTACATGATCCATCTGAACCTTTCACGTACGACGAAGAAAGGGTTGTTACCTTATCTGATctatatttacaaaaatatacaaagaTTCAAGACGAATTTTTAAGCCGTTACAACCCAACAGGCGCTGAACCAATACCCCAGTATTCATTAATTAACGACAGGTTGAATGACACTATACATTTTGAAGTAGGTAAAACGTATTTGCTTAGATTTATAAACATGGGCCTCTTTGTCTCTCAATATATCCAATTGGAGGATCATGAGATGACTATTGTAGAAGTTGATGGTGTTTATACTAAGCCAAATGTCACAAATACATTATATGTTGCCACAGGTCAAAGGGTCTCTGTAATAGTAAAGGCAAAAGAGGTTAATCCtcataaaaattttgccaTGGTTCAAGTAATGGATGAGACTATGTTAGATGTTGTCCCTGACGACCTAGCACTTCTAACAATTAATCAAATCAGTTATAATGACAATTATAAATATCCTCAAAATCCAAATCTTGATGTTGAACagatgaaaagaaactcTACAAATGATTTTTATCTAACTACCCATAAAGCAACTCCACTTTTGGATCATTACGACAGGCAGATAGTTTTGGATGTTAGAATGCAAAATTTGGGTGATGGAATAAAATAtgcttttttcaataacgTATCTTACACTGCGGCCAAATTACCTGTTTTGACTACAGTATTGACATCAGGTAAATTGGCTAACGACATTAGAATATATGGCGATAATTTGAATGCATTTATCTTTGAGCCAAATGAAGTTATTGAAGTTGTTTTAAATAACTATGATACTGGGAGACACCCATTCCACTTGCATGGTCACAATTTCCAGGTAGTACAAAAATCTCCGGCATTTCATGAAGATGAGACTTTTCCAGATGAGGATCAAGATAAAATGACCGTCCCATATAACGAATCGGCGccattgatgaagatgcCCAATTTGCCAATTTTGAGAGATACTGTTATCTTGGAACCTAACGGTCATGTGGTATTAAGATTTAGGGCAAGTAACCCTGGCGTATGGTTGTTTCATTGTCACTTGGATTGGCATCTACAGCAGGGGTTGGTTGCTGTATTTATTGAAGATCCATTTGCTTTACAAGAACATGAAGAATTGACTGATAACTATAAGGATGTTTGTGCTAACGTTGGTATCGCAAATAGAGGAAATGCTGCTGGTCATGATGATGATTGGTTCAACCTTGATGGATTACCAAGACAACCAGAGCCATTACCTTATGGTTTTACAACGAAAGGTTATATTGCTATGTTCATTTCAGTTGTCGTCGCTTTGATGGGACTTTGGACAATCGCAGATTATGGTTTAACAGAAATTCTCCAAGATGACGAAGCTATCTTTCTAAAGTTGAAGGCAATGATTGATCAGAGTAATAATGAATCACATTaa
- the LAM5 gene encoding Lam5p (similar to Saccharomyces cerevisiae YFL042C and YLR072W; ancestral locus Anc_8.14) — MATMEESNTTTLEDADEFDAWEPVDGGDSDLSKQIGETNLGDELLNKETSPVSNDETNVSKDLTIDTDINKTIPSEHSSPSFINNMISSFKLRSATSPANAVASPTDSIKNQPISSPSIISHRRNTSMSSIQRRNTSTSSNASTTTTAHEKELTPLEPDFDTKRFMENKYMDTEYHLASITRNVDFHKIFQRSSDDKLIDDFSCALSKDFLYQGRLYVSEFNLCFISNILGWKSKIVEIPFKRVTYIEKTSTGGLFPNAISIETKNDKFQFNNFISRDKCFDLIKEVWSRNLLAKEEEGDEDDSSSESEEELEKEISMTDFSDQNISSSLADKSKLINCFQFKTSSPFYDENETIQSSETLLPELNKNESIIFQTTLNCTPMQAYKIIFNDSDFLNEFIESLDGSNIDIPTEPFNLENPVRNYSYDKALKYPAGPKSTKCIVSDEIIQLSSRETIVVVNSTRTPDVPSGNSFTTKLKYIFRWNNENKCEFSVGFWVEWTGSSWIKSMVENGGRNGSIDACNILLEVLNKYIDSYIEVLGLEGKENIPSAQSITEKPVSSTTDTGVKITENITTRLLLFVIVLLLLLNGYNQVKLQRTINKLVLKVNDL; from the coding sequence ATGGCTACAATGGAAGAATCAAATACCACTACATTAGAAGATgctgatgaatttgatgcTTGGGAACCCGTCGACGGTGGTGACAGCGATTTATCGAAACAAATAGGGGAGACAAATTTGGGTGATGAacttttgaataaagaGACATCTCCGGTAAGCAACGATGAAACTAATGTATCAAAGGACTTAACTATTGACACGGACATCAACAAGACCATTCCAAGTGAACATTCATCACCATCATTCATAAATAATATGATATCATCTTTTAAGTTGAGATCAGCAACTTCTCCAGCAAATGCCGTAGCATCACCTACCGATTCTATTAAGAATCAACCTATTTCTTCACCTAGCATTATTTCTCATAGAAGAAATACATCAATGAGTAGCATTCAGAGGAGAAATACATCAACCAGTAGTAATGCCAGTACTACAACTACTGCCCATGAGAAAGAATTGACACCTTTAGAACCGGATTTTGATACAAAACGATTCATGGAAAATAAATACATGGACACAGAATACCATTTAGCATCTATTACCAGAAATGTTGACTTTCATAAGATTTTCCAGAGATCCTCGGATGATAAATTGATCGATGATTTTAGTTGTGCACTGAGTAAAGATTTCCTCTATCAAGGTAGATTATACGTGAGTGAGTTTAACCTTTGCTTTATTTCGAATATTCTGGGCTGGAAGTCCAAAATAGTCGAAATTCCATTCAAGAGAGTCACTTACATCGAAAAGACAAGCACTGGGGGTTTGTTCCCTAACGCTATTTCTATcgaaacaaaaaatgataaatttcaattcaataatttcatttctaGAGATAAATGTTTCGATCTAATCAAAGAAGTTTGGTCTAGGAATCTGCTGGctaaagaggaagaaggtgatgaagacgattcatcttctgaatctgaagaagaattggaaaagGAGATTTCAATGACAGATTTCTCagatcaaaatatatctaGCTCATTAGCGgacaaatcaaaattaataaattgttTCCAATTCAAAACTTCATCACCCTtttatgatgaaaatgaaacaatcCAGTCCAGTGAAACTTTGCTGCCTGAActgaataaaaatgaaagtattatttttcaaactaCTCTGAATTGTACACCAATGCAAGCgtataaaataattttcaatgatagTGACTTCTTAAACGAGTTTATAGAATCTTTGGATGGGTCGAATATTGATATTCCCACCGAACCTTTCAATTTGGAAAATCCTGTCAGGAACTATTCCTATGATAAGGCATTGAAATATCCTGCGGGGCCCAAATCAACAAAATGCATTGTAtctgatgaaattattcaaCTATCATCACGAGAAACTATTGTAGTTGTGAATTCGACAAGAACGCCGGATGTACCTAGTGGTAACTCATTCACAACAAAGTTAAAATACATTTTTAGATggaataatgaaaataaatgtGAATTTTCCGTGGGATTCTGGGTTGAATGGACTGGTTCAAGCTGGATCAAATCAATGGTGGAGAATGGTGGCAGAAATGGTTCTATTGACGCCtgtaatattttgttaGAGGTGctaaataaatatattgacTCCTACATCGAAGTTCTTGGGCTCGAGgggaaagaaaatatacCTTCAGCCCAGTCGATCACGGAGAAACCAGTCTCATCAACGACAGATACTGGGGTCAAAATTACCGAAAACATTACCACCAGATTGCTTTTATTTGTTATTGTGCTTTTGTTACTATTGAATGGCTATAATCAAGTCAAGTTACAACGCACGATAAACAAGCTAGTATTGAAAGTAAATGATTTATGA
- the SEC53 gene encoding phosphomannomutase SEC53 (similar to Saccharomyces cerevisiae SEC53 (YFL045C); ancestral locus Anc_8.9) — protein sequence MVASEFSYKTNPETLVLFDVDGTLTPARLTISPEVKETLKKLRQKVCIGFVGGSDLSKQLEQLGPDVLSEFDYSFSENGLTAYRLGKELASQSFINWIGEEEYNKLAKFILRYLSEIDLPVRRGTFLEFRNGMINVSPIGRNATTEERNEFEKYDKVHQIRAKFVEALRKEFAHLSLTFSIGGQISFDVFPTGWDKTYCLQHVEADGFKEIHFFGDKTMVGGNDYEIYEDKRTIGHSVTSPNDTVKILTELFDL from the coding sequence ATGGTCGCTAGTGAATTTAGTTACAAAACTAACCCAGAAACTTTAGTCTTATTTGACGTTGATGGTACTTTAACTCCAGCTAGATTAACTATCTCTCCTGAAGTTAAAGAAACTTTAAAAAAGTTAAGACAAAAAGTATGCATTGGTTTCGTCGGTGGTTCTGATTTATCTAAACAACTTGAACAATTAGGTCCAGATGTTTTATCTGAATTCGATTACTCTTTCTCAGAAAATGGTTTAACTGCTTACAGATTAGGTAAAGAATTAGCTTCTCAATCTTTTATCAACTGGAttggtgaagaagaatacaaCAAATTAGCTAAATTCATTCTAAGGTATTTATCTGAAATCGATTTACCAGTGAGAAGAGGTACTTTCCTAGAATTCAGAAATGGTATGATTAACGTCTCTCCAATCGGTAGAAACGCTACCactgaagaaagaaacgAATTCGAAAAATACGATAAGGTACACCAAATTAGAGCCAAATTCGTCGAGGCTTTAAGAAAGGAATTCGctcatctttctttaaCTTTCTCCATCGGTGGTCAAATCTCTTTTGATGTCTTCCCAACTGGTTGGGATAAGACTTACTGTCTACAACACGTCGAAGCTGATGGTTTTAAGGAAATTCACTTCTTCGGTGACAAAACCATGGTAGGTGGTAATGATTATGAAATCTACGAAGATAAGAGAACTATCGGACACTCCGTTACCTCTCCAAATGACACTGTCAAGATCTTAACCGAATTATTCGATTTATAA
- the YPT1 gene encoding Rab family GTPase YPT1 (similar to Saccharomyces cerevisiae YPT1 (YFL038C); ancestral locus Anc_8.25) produces MNSEYDYLFKLLLIGNSGVGKSCLLLRFSDDTYTNDYISTIGVDFKIKTIELDGKTVKLQIWDTAGQERFRTITSSYYRGSHGIIIVYDVTDQESFNGVKMWLQEIDRYATSAVLKLLVGNKCDLDGKRMVEYDVAKEFAESNNMPFLETSALDSTNVEEAFLTMARQIKESFAQQKIQDGSNANANSNLQNDKSNVNLNGQSLTNATNNCC; encoded by the coding sequence ATGAACAGCGAATACGActatttattcaaattattacttATCGGTAACTCTGGTGTAGGTAAATCATGTCTACTACTGAGATTCTCAGATGATACCTACACAAATGATTATATCTCCACAATAGGTGtcgatttcaaaattaaaactATAGAACTAGACGGTAAAACTGTCAAATTACAAATCTGGGATACTGCTGGTCAAGAAAGATTCAGAACAATCACTTCTTCATATTATCGTGGTTCTCACGGTATTATCATCGTCTACGACGTAACAGATCAAGAATCATTTAATGGTGTTAAAATGTGGttacaagaaattgatcGTTATGCAACCTCTGCCgtattaaaattattagtgGGTAACAAATGTGATCTTGATGGTAAAAGAATGGTAGAATATGATGTTGCTAAAGAATTTGCggaatcaaataatatgCCTTTCTTAGAAACTTCTGCTTTAGATTCCACTAACGTCGAAGAAGCTTTCTTAACAATGGCAAGacaaatcaaagaaagttTCGCTCAACAAAAGATTCAAGATGGTAGTAACGCAAATGCTAATTCAAATCtacaaaatgataaatcaaaCGTAAATTTAAATGGTCAAAGTTTAACTAATGCAACTAATAACTGTTGTTAA
- the FMP32 gene encoding Fmp32p (similar to Saccharomyces cerevisiae YFL046W; ancestral locus Anc_8.8) yields MLRCGGLARKGSSFEPFYRRFHNSHFISNRGVTHIKDTNSVQEKLKKDGHFTSEQSQVLIDIMTDAIHSGIVHVSKDLAKRERLIQLTYQQRVDFAKLKDQLLSSDRKEFYNLQNEYERVHNDLEKMKTKLKEDIIKSNAGFKLDLSLEKGRIKDESTKFDLQIKEIDSRIDKEVTNMKMQIDSVKTQVMQWLIGVCTGTFALVLAYLRLLS; encoded by the coding sequence ATGCTACGATGCGGTGGGTTGGCAAGGAAAGGATCTTCATTTGAACCTTTCTATAGGAGGTTTCATAACAGtcatttcatttcaaatagGGGAGTTACACATATAAAAGATACAAATTCTgtacaagaaaaattgaagaaagatggACATTTCACTTCAGAGCAATCTCAAGTTCTCATAGATATAATGACTGATGCAATACATAGTGGTATTGTTCATGTTTCCAAGGATTTAGCCAAGAGAGAAAGATTGATTCAGTTGACATACCAGCAACGCGTTGATTTTGCTAAGTTGAAAGATCAATTGTTAAGTTCAgatagaaaagaattttataatcttcaaaatgaGTATGAAAGAGTTCATAACGATTTGGAGAAGATGAAAACTAAATTGAAGGAGGATATAATTAAATCAAATGCAGGGTTTAAGTTGGATTTATCGCTCGAAAAAGGGCGTATTAAAGATGAGagtacaaaatttgatttacaaattaaagaaattgattctAGAATAGATAAAGAAGTGACGAATATGAAGATGCAGATTGATTCAGTGAAAACGCAAGTCATGCAGTGGTTAATTGGTGTTTGTACTGGTACATTCGCTTTGGTATTAGCGTATTTAAGGTTATTATCATAG